One Pseudonocardia abyssalis DNA segment encodes these proteins:
- a CDS encoding MFS transporter, with protein MTATVDAPAARSTFASLKVPNYRLYASGQIVSLAGTWMQRVAQDWLVLDLSGGSATALGIAAGLQFSPTLVLSLWGGVLADRVDKRRALVVLQAGMGLCALVLGTAVVTGVVALWHVYLFCLLLGCFSALDVPVRQAFVPELVGDAQLGNAVALNSLTFNLARIVGPSVAGVLIAVTGTGWVFLINAVSFAAVITGLALMNTARLHRVIPVPRAPGQLREGLRYVRGRPDLVAVLALVFLVATFGINFYLTLALLARNVFGLGADAYGLLTTLLAVGSVAGALLSARRVRRPRLRLVVGSALVFGVLVALAGLMPTYLLTGVVMVPLGFAALTFTTAANSAVQLSVEPAMRGRVMGLYILLFLGGTPVGAPLLGMLAESWGGRSPLVLGGVVTVVSVLVVTLILVHRAGGPRALLRREASVG; from the coding sequence GTGACCGCCACCGTCGATGCTCCCGCCGCGCGGTCGACGTTCGCGTCGCTGAAGGTCCCGAACTACCGGCTCTACGCCTCCGGTCAGATCGTCTCGCTGGCCGGTACGTGGATGCAGCGGGTGGCCCAGGACTGGCTGGTCCTCGACCTCTCCGGGGGGAGCGCCACCGCGCTCGGGATCGCCGCGGGGCTGCAGTTCTCCCCGACGCTCGTGCTCTCGCTGTGGGGCGGGGTGCTCGCCGACCGCGTCGACAAGCGCCGCGCGCTCGTCGTGCTGCAGGCGGGGATGGGGCTGTGCGCGCTGGTGCTCGGCACCGCCGTCGTCACGGGGGTCGTCGCGCTGTGGCACGTCTACCTGTTCTGCCTGCTGCTCGGCTGCTTCTCCGCGCTCGACGTGCCGGTGCGCCAGGCCTTCGTACCCGAGCTCGTCGGCGACGCGCAGCTCGGCAACGCCGTCGCCCTGAACTCGCTGACGTTCAACCTCGCCCGGATCGTCGGGCCGTCGGTCGCGGGCGTGCTGATCGCGGTGACCGGCACCGGTTGGGTGTTCCTGATCAACGCGGTCAGCTTCGCCGCGGTGATCACCGGGCTCGCCCTGATGAACACGGCGCGCCTGCACCGCGTGATCCCGGTGCCACGGGCTCCCGGCCAGCTCCGCGAGGGGCTGCGCTACGTGCGCGGCCGGCCCGACCTCGTCGCGGTGCTGGCGCTGGTGTTCCTCGTCGCGACGTTCGGGATCAACTTCTACCTGACCCTCGCCCTGCTGGCGCGCAACGTGTTCGGCCTCGGTGCCGACGCCTACGGGCTGCTCACGACGCTGCTCGCCGTGGGGTCGGTGGCCGGGGCGCTGCTCTCGGCGCGGCGGGTGCGGCGGCCCCGGCTGCGACTCGTCGTCGGCTCGGCGCTGGTGTTCGGCGTGCTCGTCGCACTCGCCGGGCTGATGCCCACCTACCTGCTGACGGGCGTCGTGATGGTGCCGCTCGGGTTCGCGGCCCTGACGTTCACGACCGCGGCGAACTCGGCGGTGCAGCTCTCGGTGGAGCCGGCGATGCGCGGGCGCGTCATGGGGCTCTACATCCTGCTGTTCCTCGGCGGGACACCCGTCGGGGCTCCGCTGCTGGGGATGCTCGCAGAGAGCTGGGGCGGTCGGTCGCCGCTCGTGCTGGGTGGTGTCGTCACCGTGGTGTCGGTGCTGGTCGTGACGCTGATCCTGGTACATCGGGCGGGTGGCCCGAGGGCGCTCTTGCGCCGCGAAGCAAGTGTAGGCTAA
- a CDS encoding NCS2 family permease has product MIERYFRVSERGSTVPRELRGGLVTFVTMSYIIVLNPLILGSFAADGPGAKADVTGAVLGVPQVAAVTALVAGVMTVLFGLVANYPFAIATGLGINTLVAVTIAPLVTWPEAMGLVVVNGLVIVLLAVSGFRTAVFNAVPPELKAAIAVGIGLFIAFIGLVDAGFVRRIADSANTTVPVGLGIGGSIASWPTAVFVVGLLITSLLVARGVRAGILIGVAVTTVIAIVVESIVRVGPSMGTNPQGWALSVPALPDSVLGVPDLSLVGAVSFGAFARLDVVTVVLLVFTLVLANFFDAMGTMTGLGKQAGLVGKDGQLPNVGRALVVEGTGAVLGGAASSSSNTVFVESASGIAEGARTGLANVVTGVLFLLAMFFTPLYAIVPIEAAAPALVVVGALIMRQITEIDFSEFRIALPAFLTIVVMPFTYSIANGIGAGFVSYVLLAAATGRARTVHPLMWVVAVSFVAFFAVGPIRALLGG; this is encoded by the coding sequence GTGATCGAGCGCTACTTCCGTGTCTCCGAGCGCGGCTCCACCGTCCCCCGCGAGCTGCGCGGCGGACTCGTCACCTTCGTGACGATGAGCTACATCATCGTGCTGAACCCGTTGATCCTCGGCAGCTTCGCCGCCGACGGACCCGGCGCGAAGGCCGACGTCACCGGGGCGGTGCTGGGCGTCCCGCAGGTCGCGGCCGTCACCGCGCTGGTCGCGGGCGTGATGACGGTGCTGTTCGGGCTCGTCGCCAACTACCCGTTCGCCATCGCGACCGGTCTGGGCATCAACACGCTCGTCGCGGTGACGATCGCGCCGTTGGTGACCTGGCCCGAGGCGATGGGGCTCGTCGTCGTCAACGGGCTGGTGATCGTGCTGCTCGCCGTCTCGGGCTTCCGGACGGCGGTGTTCAACGCGGTGCCGCCGGAGTTGAAGGCTGCGATCGCCGTCGGCATCGGGCTGTTCATCGCGTTCATCGGGCTGGTCGACGCGGGGTTCGTCCGCCGGATCGCCGACTCCGCGAACACGACGGTGCCGGTCGGGCTGGGCATCGGCGGGTCGATCGCGTCGTGGCCGACGGCGGTGTTCGTGGTCGGGCTGCTGATCACCTCGCTGCTGGTGGCGCGCGGGGTGCGGGCCGGGATCCTGATCGGGGTCGCGGTCACCACGGTGATCGCGATCGTGGTGGAGTCGATCGTGCGGGTCGGGCCGTCGATGGGGACGAACCCGCAGGGCTGGGCCCTGTCGGTGCCCGCGCTGCCGGACAGCGTGCTCGGCGTGCCCGACCTCTCGCTCGTCGGTGCGGTGTCGTTCGGGGCGTTCGCGCGGCTCGACGTCGTCACCGTGGTCCTGCTGGTGTTCACGCTCGTGCTCGCCAACTTCTTCGACGCCATGGGCACGATGACCGGGCTGGGCAAGCAGGCCGGGCTGGTGGGGAAGGACGGGCAGCTGCCGAACGTCGGACGCGCCCTGGTCGTCGAGGGCACGGGTGCGGTGCTCGGCGGGGCGGCGTCGAGCTCGTCGAACACGGTGTTCGTGGAGTCGGCTTCGGGCATCGCGGAGGGCGCGCGGACGGGGCTGGCGAACGTCGTCACCGGCGTGCTGTTCCTGCTCGCGATGTTCTTCACCCCGCTCTACGCGATCGTGCCGATCGAGGCGGCCGCACCGGCGCTGGTGGTGGTCGGGGCGCTGATCATGCGGCAGATCACCGAGATCGACTTCTCCGAGTTCCGGATCGCCCTGCCCGCGTTCCTGACGATCGTCGTCATGCCGTTCACGTACTCGATCGCGAACGGGATCGGCGCGGGGTTCGTCAGCTACGTGCTGCTGGCCGCGGCGACCGGGCGCGCGCGGACGGTGCACCCGCTGATGTGGGTCGTGGCGGTGTCGTTCGTCGCGTTCTTCGCGGTGGGTCCGATCCGCGCGCTCCTCGGCGGATAG
- a CDS encoding glycoside hydrolase family 16 protein, whose translation MDLDEIEDLIRRYLSAGIAVVLILIAPGGGDEEPSPRNDPAIVTVTPSPVQEGGGTDLDTRGPADGSDPGSDPGNDDGGDAVAVDEEGPGAGTDTALPATTPRPTPRSADPDSDDTSTADPPADPDTADPDSADPDSADPDSADPDSADRGTDGDTADRSTSDAEATDPGSTDTDPADDPVPTTPRAPAPDTATGTSAATELGRGTPDREDDFTSGLSQWELYDGPGHAGRGMRSPSAATVQDGVLTITGDAAGTTAGMCWAQGQRYGRWEGRVRAPASDPSYDALLLLWPDADSPAGGEIDFVEMQDPTRRTTDFFLHHGADDRQVTGQVEVDATQWHTWAVEWTAESISAFVDGERWFHTTDTATFPPGPMHLCVQLDWFPQGSGEVRESSMQVDWVRQYSLDTPG comes from the coding sequence GTGGACCTGGACGAGATCGAGGACCTGATCCGGCGGTACCTCTCCGCCGGCATCGCGGTGGTGCTCATCCTGATCGCCCCCGGAGGTGGCGACGAGGAACCGAGCCCGCGCAACGACCCCGCGATCGTCACCGTCACCCCGTCGCCGGTGCAGGAGGGCGGCGGGACCGACCTCGACACCCGGGGCCCGGCCGACGGCTCGGACCCCGGGAGCGACCCCGGGAACGACGACGGGGGCGACGCCGTCGCGGTCGACGAGGAGGGCCCCGGCGCAGGGACCGACACCGCCCTTCCGGCGACGACTCCGCGCCCGACCCCCCGCTCCGCCGATCCCGACTCCGATGACACGAGCACGGCCGACCCGCCCGCCGATCCCGACACCGCCGATCCCGACAGCGCCGATCCCGACAGCGCCGATCCCGACAGCGCCGATCCCGACAGCGCCGATCGGGGCACCGACGGAGACACCGCCGACCGGTCCACCTCCGACGCCGAGGCGACGGACCCCGGCTCCACCGACACGGACCCGGCCGACGACCCCGTCCCGACCACGCCCCGCGCACCGGCCCCGGACACGGCCACCGGCACCTCCGCCGCCACCGAACTCGGCCGGGGCACACCGGACCGGGAGGACGACTTCACCTCCGGCCTGTCCCAGTGGGAGCTCTACGACGGCCCCGGCCACGCGGGCCGGGGGATGCGGTCCCCCTCGGCGGCCACGGTCCAGGACGGCGTCCTCACCATCACCGGTGACGCCGCGGGCACCACCGCAGGCATGTGCTGGGCGCAGGGGCAGCGCTACGGGCGATGGGAGGGGCGGGTGCGGGCCCCGGCGTCAGACCCGTCCTACGACGCGCTGCTCCTGCTCTGGCCCGACGCCGACTCCCCCGCCGGCGGGGAGATCGACTTCGTGGAGATGCAGGACCCGACCCGCCGCACCACCGACTTCTTCCTCCACCACGGGGCCGACGACCGGCAGGTCACCGGGCAGGTGGAGGTCGATGCGACGCAGTGGCACACCTGGGCCGTGGAGTGGACAGCCGAGTCGATCTCGGCCTTCGTCGACGGCGAGCGCTGGTTCCACACCACCGACACCGCGACGTTCCCGCCGGGGCCGATGCACCTGTGCGTCCAGCTCGACTGGTTCCCGCAGGGGTCCGGGGAGGTCCGGGAGTCGAGCATGCAGGTCGACTGGGTCCGCCAGTACTCCCTGGACACGCCAGGCTGA
- a CDS encoding ArsR/SmtB family transcription factor, translating to MCYTFPVLALAALADPVRREIVELLAVGESTAGAIAERFPVSRPAVSRHLRVLREAGLVTSRVTGRHRLYALDRAPLAELDTWLDGFRPLRPAAGPAGRLDALDTEMHRGRRQRRAAGGGDVDDRTA from the coding sequence ATGTGTTACACATTCCCGGTGCTCGCCCTCGCCGCCCTCGCCGATCCGGTCCGCCGGGAGATCGTCGAGCTGCTCGCCGTCGGGGAGAGCACGGCGGGGGCTATCGCGGAGCGGTTCCCGGTCTCGCGACCGGCCGTCAGCAGGCACCTGCGGGTGCTCCGGGAGGCGGGCCTCGTCACCTCGCGGGTGACGGGCCGGCACCGCCTGTACGCGCTCGACCGCGCACCCCTCGCCGAGCTCGACACCTGGCTCGACGGGTTCCGCCCGCTGCGCCCGGCGGCCGGGCCGGCCGGGCGCCTGGACGCACTGGACACCGAGATGCACCGCGGCAGGCGACAGCGCCGCGCGGCCGGAGGAGGAGACGTCGATGACCGCACCGCATGA
- the purU gene encoding formyltetrahydrofolate deformylase yields the protein MVDRRFVITLSCPDTTGIVARIAGFLADAGGWIVEAAYHSDAATGWFFTRQVVRADSLPFDADELRERFSRVAAEIGPDTRWTVTDTAEPKRAVVLVSKETHCLHDLLGRASSGELPVRLEAVVGNHESLASIVAAHGVPFHHVAFPAAGDPRREAGKVEAFEKVRQTVDAHSPDAIVLARFMQVLPAHLCERWAGRALNIHHSFLPSFAGARPYHQAYTRGVKLIGATCHYVTADLDAGPIVEQDVIRVDHGDTADDMVRRGRDIERLVLSRGLRWHLEDRILVHGNKTVVFR from the coding sequence ATGGTCGACCGTCGGTTCGTCATCACCCTGAGCTGCCCCGACACCACCGGCATCGTCGCCCGGATCGCGGGTTTCCTCGCCGACGCGGGCGGCTGGATCGTGGAGGCCGCCTACCACTCGGACGCGGCCACGGGCTGGTTCTTCACCCGCCAGGTCGTGCGTGCCGACTCCCTGCCCTTCGACGCCGACGAGCTGCGCGAACGCTTCTCCCGGGTCGCCGCGGAGATCGGGCCGGACACCCGCTGGACGGTCACCGACACCGCGGAGCCCAAGCGGGCGGTGGTGCTGGTCAGCAAGGAGACGCACTGCCTGCACGACCTGCTCGGCCGCGCGTCGAGCGGGGAGCTGCCCGTGCGGCTGGAGGCCGTCGTCGGCAACCACGAGTCGCTCGCCTCCATCGTGGCGGCGCATGGCGTGCCGTTCCACCACGTGGCGTTCCCGGCGGCGGGCGACCCGCGGCGGGAGGCGGGCAAGGTGGAGGCGTTCGAGAAGGTGCGCCAGACCGTCGACGCGCACTCCCCCGATGCGATCGTGCTGGCCCGGTTCATGCAGGTGCTGCCCGCGCACCTGTGCGAGCGCTGGGCCGGCCGGGCGCTGAACATCCACCACAGCTTCCTGCCGTCGTTCGCCGGGGCGCGCCCGTACCACCAGGCCTACACCCGCGGCGTCAAGCTGATCGGGGCCACCTGCCACTACGTCACGGCCGACCTCGACGCCGGCCCGATCGTCGAGCAGGACGTCATCCGCGTCGACCACGGCGACACCGCCGACGACATGGTCCGCCGCGGTCGCGACATCGAGCGGCTGGTGCTCTCGCGCGGCCTGCGCTGGCACCTGGAGGACCGGATCCTGGTGCACGGCAACAAGACGGTGGTGTTCCGGTAG
- a CDS encoding SRPBCC domain-containing protein produces MTAPHEIVLRKEFPDPVEDVWSAVTDSERLGRWIGTYTGHGRVGGTVELTVTGEVDAGGAVAEPVTVTILECDAPRRLVVDIPESAARSWRVAVDITPDGDGSVLVFTQQVADGLDAADVTAGWRWYLDRLEASLHGTARPEWAAYAP; encoded by the coding sequence ATGACCGCACCGCATGAGATCGTCCTGCGCAAGGAGTTCCCGGACCCCGTCGAGGACGTGTGGTCCGCCGTCACCGACTCCGAGCGGCTCGGCCGCTGGATCGGCACCTACACCGGTCACGGGCGCGTCGGGGGCACCGTCGAGCTCACCGTCACCGGTGAGGTCGACGCGGGCGGCGCCGTCGCCGAGCCGGTCACGGTGACGATCCTCGAGTGCGACGCCCCGCGCCGGCTCGTCGTCGACATCCCGGAGAGCGCGGCCCGCTCGTGGCGGGTGGCCGTCGACATCACCCCGGACGGGGACGGGTCGGTGCTGGTGTTCACCCAGCAGGTCGCCGACGGCCTCGACGCCGCCGACGTCACCGCGGGCTGGCGCTGGTACCTCGACCGCCTCGAGGCGTCGCTGCACGGCACCGCCCGTCCGGAGTGGGCGGCCTACGCCCCCTGA
- a CDS encoding DUF2505 domain-containing protein → MSRQIDYRSSSQHSADDVAAVMLDEEYLRARLVQLGGPGAKVLAHEPTADGGRYTIRHGVDQAALPSIVSSLVSGNLVIQRTESLRREAPGRWAGDVDVQIPGTPASAVGSLALHDAGTGSELLVRADVTVKIPFLGGKIEAVIVDQVQQLLAAETAFTLEWLAGKHR, encoded by the coding sequence ATGTCACGACAGATCGACTACCGGTCGTCGTCGCAGCACAGCGCCGACGACGTCGCCGCGGTGATGCTCGACGAGGAGTACCTGCGCGCCCGACTGGTCCAGCTGGGCGGGCCCGGCGCCAAGGTGCTGGCGCACGAGCCCACCGCCGACGGCGGGCGGTACACGATCCGGCACGGCGTCGACCAGGCCGCGCTGCCGTCGATCGTCAGCTCGTTGGTCTCCGGGAACCTGGTCATCCAGCGCACGGAGTCGCTGCGCCGCGAGGCGCCGGGCCGCTGGGCGGGTGACGTCGACGTGCAGATCCCCGGCACCCCCGCCTCCGCCGTCGGCTCGCTCGCGCTGCACGACGCCGGTACGGGCAGCGAGCTGCTCGTCCGGGCCGACGTCACCGTCAAGATCCCGTTCCTCGGCGGCAAGATCGAGGCCGTGATCGTCGACCAGGTGCAGCAGCTGCTCGCCGCGGAGACGGCGTTCACGCTGGAGTGGCTCGCCGGCAAGCACCGCTGA
- a CDS encoding SDR family NAD(P)-dependent oxidoreductase: MSTPPVAVVTGASSGIGAATARALAAAGFHVVLGARRVDRCAEIAKEIDGTAVRLDVTDAESVAAFAAAVPECRLLVNNAGGAKGLEPVADADEEAWRWMFETNVIGTLRVTKALLPALLASGDGHIVTVTSIAALEAYDNGAGYTGAKHAQAMLHRTLRGELLGQPVRLTEIAPGMVETDFSLVRFDGDQAKADKVYQGITPLTPDDVADVIAFAATRPSHVNLDQIVLKPRAQASAMRAHRDA; this comes from the coding sequence ATGAGCACTCCTCCCGTCGCCGTCGTCACCGGTGCCAGCTCGGGCATCGGCGCCGCCACCGCCCGCGCACTCGCCGCAGCCGGGTTCCACGTCGTCCTCGGCGCCCGCCGCGTCGACCGCTGCGCCGAGATCGCGAAGGAGATCGACGGCACCGCGGTGCGCCTGGACGTCACCGACGCCGAGTCCGTCGCCGCGTTCGCCGCCGCCGTGCCGGAGTGCCGCCTGCTGGTCAACAACGCGGGCGGCGCGAAGGGGCTCGAGCCCGTCGCGGACGCCGACGAGGAGGCCTGGCGCTGGATGTTCGAGACCAACGTCATCGGGACCCTGCGCGTCACGAAGGCCCTGCTGCCCGCCCTGCTCGCCTCGGGCGACGGGCACATCGTCACCGTCACCTCGATCGCGGCGCTGGAGGCCTACGACAACGGTGCGGGGTACACGGGGGCCAAGCACGCGCAGGCGATGCTGCACCGCACGCTGCGCGGGGAGCTCCTCGGACAGCCGGTGCGGTTGACCGAGATCGCGCCGGGGATGGTCGAGACCGACTTCTCCCTCGTCCGCTTCGACGGCGACCAGGCGAAGGCCGACAAGGTGTACCAGGGCATCACGCCGCTCACGCCCGACGACGTGGCCGACGTGATCGCGTTCGCCGCCACCCGCCCGAGCCACGTCAACCTGGACCAGATCGTGCTGAAGCCGCGCGCGCAGGCGAGCGCGATGCGCGCGCACCGCGACGCCTGA
- a CDS encoding DUF2530 domain-containing protein — protein sequence MVDPPPLPRRLSDMATVVGLGSALWAVGALALLLTGQAPGVPFATCLAGAVLGGIGWGIFRWQRAAARRGSRGAQQGLDD from the coding sequence GTGGTCGATCCCCCGCCCCTGCCGCGACGCCTGTCCGACATGGCCACCGTCGTCGGGCTGGGGTCGGCGCTGTGGGCGGTCGGCGCACTGGCCCTGCTGCTCACCGGGCAGGCTCCCGGTGTGCCGTTCGCGACCTGCCTGGCCGGTGCGGTGCTGGGCGGGATCGGCTGGGGGATCTTCCGCTGGCAGCGCGCGGCGGCCCGGCGCGGGTCCCGGGGCGCGCAGCAGGGCCTCGACGACTGA
- a CDS encoding UDP-N-acetylmuramate dehydrogenase, with amino-acid sequence MSTTELASFTTLRLGGPARRLVEATTTDAVVEAIRAADVAGEPVLVLGGGSNLVVDDAGWPGTVVHVATTGMRTDRRPDGSVLLTVEAGEDWDAVVAAAVADGLGGLECLSGIPGRTGATPVQNVGAYGVEIAELLVDVDLYDRRTGTVREHVPAADLGLAYRTSTLKGRDDAVVLRVRFALPGDGASAPIRYAELATTLGVEQGERVPAAAAREAVLALRRGKGMVLDAADHDTWSAGSFFTNPIVDAADAPAGAPSWPAGDRVKLPAAWLIQHSGFARGHAGPGGRVALSGKHVLALTHRGGGSAADLLELAREVRDGVRATFGVDLAPEPVLVGCRL; translated from the coding sequence GTGTCCACCACCGAGCTGGCGTCGTTCACCACCCTGCGCCTCGGCGGCCCGGCCCGGCGGCTGGTGGAGGCGACCACCACCGACGCCGTCGTCGAGGCGATCCGCGCGGCCGACGTCGCCGGCGAGCCGGTGCTGGTCCTGGGCGGCGGCTCCAACCTCGTCGTCGACGACGCGGGCTGGCCGGGCACCGTCGTGCACGTCGCGACCACCGGGATGCGCACCGACCGCCGCCCCGACGGCTCCGTGCTGCTCACCGTGGAGGCGGGGGAGGACTGGGACGCCGTCGTCGCGGCCGCCGTCGCCGACGGGCTGGGCGGGCTGGAGTGCCTGTCCGGGATCCCCGGGCGCACCGGCGCCACGCCCGTGCAGAACGTCGGTGCGTACGGCGTCGAGATCGCGGAGCTGCTCGTCGACGTCGACCTCTACGACCGGCGCACCGGCACCGTCCGCGAGCACGTGCCCGCCGCCGACCTGGGGCTCGCCTACCGCACGAGCACGCTGAAGGGCCGCGACGACGCCGTGGTGCTGCGGGTGCGGTTCGCGCTGCCCGGCGACGGCGCGAGCGCCCCGATCCGCTACGCCGAGCTGGCCACGACGCTCGGCGTCGAGCAGGGGGAACGGGTGCCCGCCGCCGCGGCCCGCGAGGCCGTGCTCGCGCTGCGCCGTGGCAAGGGGATGGTGCTCGACGCCGCCGACCACGACACGTGGAGCGCGGGGTCGTTCTTCACCAACCCGATCGTCGACGCCGCCGACGCCCCGGCCGGCGCCCCGAGCTGGCCCGCGGGGGACCGGGTCAAGCTGCCCGCGGCGTGGCTGATCCAGCACTCCGGGTTCGCGCGCGGACACGCCGGCCCGGGCGGGCGCGTCGCGCTGTCGGGCAAGCACGTGCTCGCGCTCACCCACCGCGGCGGCGGCAGCGCGGCGGACCTCCTGGAGCTCGCCCGGGAGGTGCGCGACGGCGTCCGTGCCACCTTCGGGGTCGACCTCGCGCCGGAACCCGTCCTCGTCGGTTGCCGGTTGTAA
- a CDS encoding L,D-transpeptidase translates to MRRVLLVVAVVLVGVLGLTVAAVAGAGGRGSAGSGAVGPALLPAAASIVHEPALGATDVSPIAPATVSVVDGTLDAVTLTGPDGSAVEGALGADGTSWSSAGDLAYDTTYTWAGSATGPDGAAVPVDGSFTTLAPSDVVRGVLNIGDDRTVGIAAPIEIQFDAHVEDRAAVERALSVETSVPVEGSWGWLPDENGGSRVHWRPAEYWPAHTDVTVTADLFGVAYGGGAYGRADVTSTFTIGRAQVVKADVNSHRMLVIRDGRQVADYPASYGLSGDADRTTRSGVHVVSERFTDKRMVSERYGYDLVEKWAVRISNNGEFIHANPASASAQGSSNVTHGCVNLSTADAQAYYDTAIYGDPVEVTGTDVPLASRDGDIWDWTLSYDQWQQLSAL, encoded by the coding sequence ATGCGACGCGTCCTGCTCGTGGTGGCCGTGGTGCTGGTGGGGGTGCTGGGGCTGACCGTCGCCGCGGTGGCCGGTGCCGGCGGTCGCGGTTCCGCCGGATCCGGGGCCGTCGGCCCCGCCCTGCTGCCCGCGGCCGCGTCGATCGTCCACGAGCCCGCCCTCGGCGCCACCGACGTCAGCCCGATCGCCCCGGCCACCGTGTCGGTCGTCGACGGCACCCTCGACGCCGTCACGCTCACCGGTCCCGACGGATCGGCCGTCGAGGGCGCGCTCGGCGCCGACGGCACGTCCTGGAGCTCGGCGGGCGACCTCGCCTACGACACGACCTACACGTGGGCAGGCTCCGCCACGGGCCCCGACGGCGCCGCCGTCCCCGTCGACGGGTCGTTCACCACGCTCGCCCCGTCCGACGTCGTGCGCGGCGTGCTCAACATCGGCGACGACCGCACGGTCGGCATCGCCGCACCGATCGAGATCCAGTTCGACGCGCACGTCGAGGACCGGGCCGCCGTCGAGCGCGCGCTGTCGGTCGAGACGTCCGTGCCCGTCGAGGGGTCGTGGGGCTGGCTGCCCGACGAGAACGGCGGCTCGCGCGTGCACTGGCGCCCCGCCGAGTACTGGCCTGCGCACACCGACGTCACCGTCACCGCCGACCTGTTCGGCGTCGCCTACGGGGGCGGCGCGTACGGCCGGGCCGACGTCACCAGCACGTTCACCATCGGGCGTGCACAGGTCGTGAAGGCCGACGTCAACAGCCACCGGATGCTCGTGATCCGCGACGGCCGGCAGGTGGCCGACTACCCGGCCAGCTACGGCCTGTCCGGCGACGCCGACCGCACCACCCGTTCCGGCGTCCACGTCGTGTCCGAGCGGTTCACCGACAAGCGGATGGTCAGCGAGCGCTACGGCTACGACCTCGTCGAGAAGTGGGCCGTGCGGATCAGCAACAACGGCGAGTTCATCCACGCCAACCCGGCGTCGGCGTCGGCGCAGGGGTCGTCGAACGTCACGCACGGCTGCGTCAACCTGTCCACGGCCGACGCACAGGCCTACTACGACACCGCGATCTACGGCGACCCCGTCGAGGTCACCGGCACCGACGTCCCGCTCGCCTCGCGCGACGGCGACATCTGGGACTGGACGCTGTCCTACGACCAGTGGCAGCAGCTCTCGGCGCTCTGA